The genomic window GGCGCTGCGGCAGATCGCGGCGACGTGCGCCGCCTTCGAGGTGGACGGCATGCGGGCCGACATCGTGATGGCCCGGACGGCCACCGCGCTGGCCGCGTGGGCCGGGCGGACCGAGGTGCTGGCGGAGGATGTGCGCCGGGCGGCGCTGCTCGCGCTGCCGCACCGGCGGCGGCGGAACCCGTTCGACGCGCCGGGGCTCGACGAGGACAAGCTCGACGAGACGCTGGAGGAGTTCGGCGGGTCGTCGCAGGACGAGGATCCGGATCCCGGCCCGGACGGGCCCGGTGGGGGCGGGCAGCCGCCGTCCTCGGAGCCCGACGGGCCGCAGGGCGGTGACACCGGTGCGCAGCCCGAGGCCGGGGAGGGCGGGGAGCCGCAGCCCTCCGGGGCCGGTGCGGGCGAGCGGTCCGCCGTAGGGGCCGCCGAGCCCTTTCGTACGAAGGTGCTGAGTGTGCCGGGGCTCGGTGAGGGCGCCGCCGGGCGGCGTTCGCGGGCGCGGACCGAGCACGGGCGCACGACCGGGGCGCGCCGGCCGCGTGGCACGCTGACCAAGCTGCATCTGGCGGCGACCGTGCAGGCCGCCGCGCCGCATCAGCGGGCACGGGGGCGGTCCGGGCCGGGGCTGGTCGTCCGCCGTGACGATCTGCGGCAGGCGACCCGGGAGGGGCGGGAGGGGAACCTCGTGCTGTTCGTGGTCGACGCCTCCGGATCGATGGCGGCGCGGCAGCGGATGAGTGCCGTCAAGGGCGCTGTTCTCTCGCTGCTGTTGGACGCCTACCAGCGGCGGGACAAGGTGGGGCTGGTGACCTTCCGGGGCGCGGCCGCCGAGGTGGCGTTGCCGCCGACCTCGTCCGTGGACGCGGCGGCGGTCCGGCTGGAGTCGCTGCCCACGGGCGGACGGACGCCGCTGGCCGCCGGGTTGTTGCGCGCCCATGAGGTGCTGCGGGTGGAGCGGCTGCGGGATCCCGCGCGGCGGGCGCTCGTCGTGGTCGTGACCGACGGGCGGGCCACGGGTGGCCCCGAGCCGGTCGCGCTCGCCGGGCGGGCGGCGCGGCTGTTCGCCGCCGAGGGCATCGCCTCCGTGGTCGTCGACTGCGAGTCGGGGCCCGTGCGGCTGGGCCTCGCCGGGCAGCTCGCGGGTGAACTGGGCGGTACGGCGGTGACGTTGGACGAGCTTCGGGCGGACTCCATCGCCGGGCTGGTACGGGATGTACAGGGAACTTCGCACAGGACTTCTGGGAGGGCGGCGTAATGCCTCAGGGACAGCCGAGTGTCGTACCGAACGACGGACTGACGACGCGTCAGCGCCGGAATCGTCCGCTGGTCTTCGTGCACACGGGCATCGGGAAGGGCAAGTCGACCGCCGCGTTCGGGCTCGCCCTGCGCGCCTGGAACCAGGGGTGGCCGATCGGGGTGTTCCAGTTCGTCAAGTCGGCGAAGTGGAAGGTCGGCGAGGAGAACGCGCTGCGGGTGCTGGGCGCCAGCGGTGAGGGCGGGTCCGTCGACTGGCACAAGATGGGCGAGGGCTGGTCGTGGGTGCAGCGCGACGGTCAGATGGACAACGAGGAGAAGGCCCGGGAGGGCTGGGAGCAGGTCAAGCGGGACCTGGCGGCGGAGACGTACAAGCTGTATGTCCTCGACGAGTTCGCGTACCCGATGCACTGGGGGTGGGTGGACACGGACGAGGTCGTGGACGTGCTGCGGAACCGGCCGGGGACCCAGCATGTCGTCATCACCGGGCGGAACGCGCCCGAGAAGCTCGTGGACTTCGCTGACCTCGTGACCGACATGTCCAAGGTCAAGCACCCCATGGACGCGGGCCAGAAGGGCCAGCGAGGCATCGAGTGGTGACGCCGTGACCTCCTCCCCCTCCCTCGTCCCGCCCTCCGTCCCCCGGCTGGTCGTCGCCGCGCCCTCCTCGGGCAGCGGCAAGACCACCGTGGCCACGGGGCTGATGGCCGCGCTCACCGCGCGGGGGCTCGTCGTGTCCCCGCACAAGGTGGGGCCGGACTACATCGATCCCGGGTACCACGCGCTCGCGAGCGGGCGGGCGGGGCGGAACCTCGACGCGTATCTGTGCGGGCCGGAGCTGGTCGCGCCGCTGTTCGCGCACGGGGCACGCGGGTGCGACATCGCCGTCGTCGAGGGTGTGATGGGGATGTACGACGGGGCCGCGGGGGAAGGGGAGTTGGCGTCCACCGCGCATGTGGCGAAGCTGCTGCGGGCGCCGGTGGTGCTCGTCGTGGACGCGTCGTCGCAGTCGCGGTCCGTGGCGGCGCTGGTGCACGGGTTCGTCTCCTGGGATCCGGAGGTGCGGGTCGGGGGCGTCATCCTCAACAAGGTCGCGTCGGACCGCCACGAGGAGTTGCTGCGGGACGCGTTGGACTCGGCCGGGGTGCCGGTCCTCGGGGTGCTGCGGCGGGCTCCTCAGGTGGACACGCCGTCCAGGCATCTGGGGCTGGTGCCGGTCGCCGAGCGGCATGCGGCGGCGGTGGAGGCGGTCGCCGCGATGGCCGAGCAGGTGCGGGCGGGGTGCGACCTGGAGGGGCTGGTCGCGCTGGCGCGGAGTGCGGGGGCGTTGTCGGGTGCGGCTTGGGACGCGGCTGAGGCGGTGGCTTCTTCGCCCCCGTCGCCCCTTCCCGTCCCGGCCCTGGGGGCCGCGCCCCCGGACCCCCGCCATCGGCTCGAACGGCCTCGTCCTCCATCGCAGGGCACCGCTCCTCGTCGAACGCTGGGCGAGCCGCCGGTGATCGCCGTTGCCGGGGGGACCGCGTTCACCTTCTCCTACGCGGAACAGATCGAGCTGTTGGCCGCCGCCGGTGCCGAGGTCGTCTCCTTCGATCCGCTTCGGGACGAGCAACTGCCCGAGGGGACGAGCGGGTTGGTCATCGGGGGCGGGTTTCCGGAGGTGTACGCCGCCGAGCTGTCCGCCAATGAGCCGTTGCGCAAGGCCGTCGCCGAGCTGGCCCTGGCCGGGGCTCCTGTCGCCGCCGAGTGTGCGGGGCTGCTGTATCTCTGTCGGGAGCTGGACGGGCAGCCCATGTGCGGGGTGCTCGACGCCACGGCTCGGATGGATGCGCGGCTCACCCTCGGGTATCGGGACGCGGTGGCCATCGGCGACAGTGTGCTGGCGGTGGCGGGGACGCGGATGCGGGGGCACGAGTTCCACCGGACGGTCGTCGAGCCGGGGGCCGGGCCGGCTCCCGCCTGGGGGGTACGGACCCCTCGGCGGCGGGTCGAAGGTTTCGTACAGCGCGGTGTGCACGCGAGTTATCTGCACACGCACTGGGCGTCCGAGCCCGGTGTCGCCCGTCGGTTCGTGGAGAGGTGCCGGACGTCATGAGCAGCAGGCTGATCGGAGTCGGGGTCGGGCCCGGTGACCCGGAGCTGGTGACCGTCAAGGGCGTCAACGCGCTGCGGGCCGCCGATGTCGTCGTCGTGCCGGTGATGGACACCGGGGAGCAGGGGCGTGCCGAGGCGACCGTGCTGCACTACGTGGGCGAGGAGAAGGTCGTCCGGGTCGTGTTCGCCCTGAATGAGCGGACCGACCGGGCGCGGCGCGAGGCCGCCTGGGACGCCGCCGGGGAGCGGGTCGCCCGGCTGCTCGGGGAGCACACGAGCGTCGCGTTCGCCACCATCGGCGACCCCAACGTGTACTCCACCTTCACCTATCTCGCCCAGACCATCGGGGAGCTGGTGCCGGGGACCGTCGTCGAGACCGTGCCCGGTATCACCGCGATGCAGGACCTCGCCGCGCGCTCCGGTGCCGTGCTGGCCGAGGGCACCGAACCGCTCACGCTCGTGCCCGTCACCGCCGGGGCGGCCGTGCTGAAGGACGCCCTGAACGGGCCGGGGACCGTGGTGGCGTACAAGTTCGGGCGGCAGGCGCAGGCCGTCGTCGAGGCGTTGCGGGAGACCGGACGGATCGAGGACGCCGTGTGGGGGTCCGCGCTGGGGCTGGCCGAGGAGTCCATCCGGGCCGCCGACGAGCTGGACGGCCGGCCCCTCCCCTACCTCTCCACCCTCATCGCGCCCGCCCGGCGCGACGGCGGACGCGGCGGGAAGCTGTGACCGGATTCCCGAACGTCGCTCACTCCGCCACGCGTATCAGGCCGTCGGCCAGGCCCGGCACGAGGTGCGGGCGTCCACGCGGCGGAACCGCATATGTCACAGCCCCGCGCCCCTTCGGGGCGCGGACCGAAGGGGCACGGCCCCGTTGCCCTTTGAGAGAGGAACGATGAACCCCATGGCCGATGAGCCCACCGGCAAGGTGATCTTCGTCGGGGCCGGGCCCGGTGCCGCTGATCTGTTGACGTTCCGTGCCGCGCGGGCGATCGCGGAGGCGGATGTCGTGATCTGGGCGGCGAGTCTGGTGCAGGCGGAGGTCCTGGACCATGCCCGGGAGGGCGCGGAGATCCTCGACTCGGCGGCCATGTCCCTGGAGGATGTCGTCGCCGTGTACGAGCGGGCGGCCGAGGAAGGGCTGAAGGTCGCCCGTATCCACTCCGGCGATCCGGCGCTGTGGGGCGGTACGCAGGAGCAGCTGGACCGGTGTCGT from Streptomyces sp. DSM 40750 includes these protein-coding regions:
- the cobI gene encoding precorrin-2 C(20)-methyltransferase — translated: MSSRLIGVGVGPGDPELVTVKGVNALRAADVVVVPVMDTGEQGRAEATVLHYVGEEKVVRVVFALNERTDRARREAAWDAAGERVARLLGEHTSVAFATIGDPNVYSTFTYLAQTIGELVPGTVVETVPGITAMQDLAARSGAVLAEGTEPLTLVPVTAGAAVLKDALNGPGTVVAYKFGRQAQAVVEALRETGRIEDAVWGSALGLAEESIRAADELDGRPLPYLSTLIAPARRDGGRGGKL
- a CDS encoding cobyrinate a,c-diamide synthase; protein product: MTSSPSLVPPSVPRLVVAAPSSGSGKTTVATGLMAALTARGLVVSPHKVGPDYIDPGYHALASGRAGRNLDAYLCGPELVAPLFAHGARGCDIAVVEGVMGMYDGAAGEGELASTAHVAKLLRAPVVLVVDASSQSRSVAALVHGFVSWDPEVRVGGVILNKVASDRHEELLRDALDSAGVPVLGVLRRAPQVDTPSRHLGLVPVAERHAAAVEAVAAMAEQVRAGCDLEGLVALARSAGALSGAAWDAAEAVASSPPSPLPVPALGAAPPDPRHRLERPRPPSQGTAPRRTLGEPPVIAVAGGTAFTFSYAEQIELLAAAGAEVVSFDPLRDEQLPEGTSGLVIGGGFPEVYAAELSANEPLRKAVAELALAGAPVAAECAGLLYLCRELDGQPMCGVLDATARMDARLTLGYRDAVAIGDSVLAVAGTRMRGHEFHRTVVEPGAGPAPAWGVRTPRRRVEGFVQRGVHASYLHTHWASEPGVARRFVERCRTS
- the cobO gene encoding cob(I)yrinic acid a,c-diamide adenosyltransferase, which gives rise to MPQGQPSVVPNDGLTTRQRRNRPLVFVHTGIGKGKSTAAFGLALRAWNQGWPIGVFQFVKSAKWKVGEENALRVLGASGEGGSVDWHKMGEGWSWVQRDGQMDNEEKAREGWEQVKRDLAAETYKLYVLDEFAYPMHWGWVDTDEVVDVLRNRPGTQHVVITGRNAPEKLVDFADLVTDMSKVKHPMDAGQKGQRGIEW
- a CDS encoding putative cobaltochelatase, yielding MSVPFPFTAVVGQDDLRLALLLNAVSPAVGGVLVRGEKGTAKSTAVRALSALLPEVEVVAGCRFSCDPSKPDPACPDGPHEPAFETRPSRMVELPVGASEDRLVGALDIERALSEGVKAFEPGLLADAHRGILYVDEVNLLHDHLVDLLLDAAAMGASYVEREGVSVRHASRFLLVGTMNPEEGELRPQLLDRFGLTVEVAASREPDQRVEVVRRRLAHDDDPAGFAARWADEEAAVRQRIVAARELLPSVVLGDAALRQIAATCAAFEVDGMRADIVMARTATALAAWAGRTEVLAEDVRRAALLALPHRRRRNPFDAPGLDEDKLDETLEEFGGSSQDEDPDPGPDGPGGGGQPPSSEPDGPQGGDTGAQPEAGEGGEPQPSGAGAGERSAVGAAEPFRTKVLSVPGLGEGAAGRRSRARTEHGRTTGARRPRGTLTKLHLAATVQAAAPHQRARGRSGPGLVVRRDDLRQATREGREGNLVLFVVDASGSMAARQRMSAVKGAVLSLLLDAYQRRDKVGLVTFRGAAAEVALPPTSSVDAAAVRLESLPTGGRTPLAAGLLRAHEVLRVERLRDPARRALVVVVTDGRATGGPEPVALAGRAARLFAAEGIASVVVDCESGPVRLGLAGQLAGELGGTAVTLDELRADSIAGLVRDVQGTSHRTSGRAA